A window of Bacteroidota bacterium contains these coding sequences:
- a CDS encoding SGNH/GDSL hydrolase family protein: MKNDSLTILSLGDSYTIGELVLLQENFPYQTIQLLRNAGIEFKAPEIIAKTGWTTDELQTAINDHNFLPKYDFVTLLIGVNNQYRSRSVENYKPEFENLLKQAIQFAGNDTTHVFVLSIPDWGATPFAEGRDRKQIAKEIDEYNAANKAIAEKYKVSYIDITSGTREVANDPTLVAGDGLHPSAKDYKRWAVNLADKIKSSVQ; the protein is encoded by the coding sequence ATGAAAAATGATAGTTTAACAATTTTGTCACTCGGCGACTCTTATACTATTGGCGAATTGGTTTTATTGCAAGAGAATTTTCCTTATCAAACAATTCAGTTATTAAGAAATGCAGGTATTGAATTCAAGGCGCCGGAGATCATTGCAAAAACCGGGTGGACAACAGATGAATTGCAAACAGCGATCAACGATCATAATTTTTTACCCAAATATGATTTTGTAACACTATTGATCGGTGTGAATAATCAATATCGCAGCCGGTCAGTTGAAAATTATAAACCTGAATTTGAAAATTTATTGAAGCAAGCTATACAATTTGCAGGAAATGATACCACTCATGTTTTTGTTTTATCAATACCCGATTGGGGAGCTACGCCATTTGCGGAAGGAAGAGATAGAAAACAAATAGCAAAAGAAATTGATGAATATAATGCAGCCAATAAAGCCATTGCTGAAAAATATAAAGTAAGCTATATCGATATTACTTCCGGTACAAGAGAAGTTGCCAATGACCCAACACTGGTTGCCGGAGATGGGTTGCATCCATCAGCAAAAGATTATAAGCGATGGGCGGTAAACCTTGCGGATAAAATTAAATCCTCAGTTCAATAA